The following are encoded together in the Lathyrus oleraceus cultivar Zhongwan6 chromosome 3, CAAS_Psat_ZW6_1.0, whole genome shotgun sequence genome:
- the LOC127125614 gene encoding small RNA-binding protein 11, chloroplastic, with protein sequence MAAIRRIVGYTNSVSPFLLNFRRAISFKLFIGGLSFHTTEKTLSEAFSNYGQVIEAKVVTDRVSEKSKGYGFVTFASQDEAENAIAEMNEKALNGRVVFVDYAKPDTKRSMGMPIARGPPEVLNKQEIIDSPQDM encoded by the exons ATGGCAGCCATCCGGAGAATCGTCGGCTACACCAATTCCGTATCTCCCTTTCTTCTCAATTTCCGCAGAGCAATTTCTTTCAAGCTTTTCATTGGCG GACTCTCTTTTCACACAACAGAGAAAACTTTATCAGAAGCATTCTCAAATTATGGACAAGTTATAGAAG CTAAAGTTGTAACTGATAGGGTATCCGAGAAATCCAAAGGGTATGGTTTTGTTACTTTTGCTTCACAAGATGAAGCTGAGAATGCCATAGCTGAGATGAATGAAAAG GCACTAAACGGACGTGTTGTCTTCGTCGACTATGCAAAACCAGATACCAAACGCAGTATGGGAATGCCGATTGCAAGAGGGCCTCCTGAAGTTCTGAACAAACAAGAGATAATAGATTCTCCTCAAGACATGTGA